The genomic segment ATATTGAATGTTTCTGCTGGTCAGTTATGCCTGCCAACTTGACTCCTATGATAAATGCAGGAATGGTCTTTTCTGATAGGCATTATGGAGGTATTAACTATCCCAAAGGAGGTGTAGGAGTTATTGCAGAAAAGTTAGTGAAGGGAATTAAAAATCTGGGGGGGGAAATCAGATATAAATCCAGAGTAAAAAAAATAATTTTTGAGAAAGGAAATGCCATAGGTGTTTCCCTTGAAAATGATGAAGAAATTTTCAGTAAAACAGTGGTCTCTAATGCTACAAGATGGGATACTTTTGGTGGTCAGGGGATTAAGAGTCCACTTGTAGCAACAGAGAACAAACCAACTTCTGAGAAAAAATGGGAAAACAGATACATCCCCTCCCCCTCATTCTTATCTCTACATTTAGGAGTAAATGTAGACTCTATACCTGCTAACACACATTGCCATCATCTACTTCTCGATAAATGGGAAGAAATGGACAAAGAACAGGGAGTTACTTTCGTATCAATACCAACTCTCTTAGATCCCACATTGGCACCTTCAGGTAGCCATATTGTTCATGCTTTTACTCCTTCTTCAATAGATAACTGGGATGGATTAAGCAATAAAGAATATCTTGCAAAGAAAAAAGAAGATGGGGACAAACTTATTTCAAAGTTAGAGCGATTATTTCCTAACCTAAGTCAAAATATTCTTCACAAAGAGATAGGAAGTCCAAGAACACATAAAAGATTCCTTGCAAGAAACAAAGGAAGTTATGGACCAATTCCATCAATGAGATTACCAGGCCTTCTCCCTATGCCATTCAACACTACTAAGATTAATGGACTTTATTGTGTTGGAGATTCGTGCTTCCCTGGTCAAGGTTTAAATGCCGTGGCTTTCAGTGGATATGCATGTGCTCACAAGATCGGCACAAAGCTTGGTATGAACAAATGGGAGCTACCAGAATAATTACAAAGATAATTCTAGAAATTATGTCGGCAAATTATCAAGACTAAACCTATAGCCATGCTGGCGAACAGTTGTAATTCCTCCGCCATCACCTAGACCTGCTTGTTCCAGTTTTCTTCTAAGCGTCAAAACCTGCGTATCAACTGAGCGAGGACCACCGCTAAACGGTGGCCAAGCCATTCGAAGCAGCTCATGACGGCTTCTTACCATGCCAGGCGGCATCAACAAGGCACACAACAAAGCAAATTCCCTTGGACTTAGTTCTACAGGTTTCTCGCGCAAGGTGACCTGTCTGAGAAGAAGATGAACCTCAAGAGGACCAACGGCGACACGTTCTTGTAAACCAATTCTTCCTCTCTTAAGTAAAGTCCTGCACCTTGCAGCTAGTTCTTCCAAGCCAAAAGGTTTCCTTAAAACATCATCAGCGCCATCATCTAAAAGGCCTACAACAGGTTCAACTCCTGTTCTTGCTGTTAGAACAATCACTGAACATCCCAATTGTTGTGCCAGTCGGAGAGCAGAGCTTTTTTCTAATAGCTCTGCACTAACTAATAAATCAGGTGATTGGTCTCGACATAGGTCAACGGCCTCCTCAGCTGAACCTACTGCTGCGGCCAGCTGTCCATCTTGCCTAAGCCTTTGAACCAAAACAGTTCTGAGAGTTGGATGTGGTTCTACAACAAGCACCTTGGATGGTGATTGTGTGGTTGCTTGAATAGGAGAAGAACCTGTGGGAGATCCTTGGATTTGCTCAGTGGCAAGCTGATCTGCAGGTATTAATGTCACAACTTAGAAAAGTAGACCCTTAGACTGGAAAAGATATTAAAGCAAACTGTTCGCTGACTATCAAGAATAGTCTCTGTCTTAGCAAACCATGACATCTTTTGATTCTCCAGAGAGCATAAAACACTTCCAATCAATTTGTGATGCCTGTCAAGAGTTAACAAGCCGATACTATAGTCCATCTGAGCTAAGGATCTATGCAGATGGATATTTGCATTCCCTCAGGAATTGCAAGCGATTAGACTCTAGGGATCAAGAGAAGTTAGAAGCATTAATTGATAGATGGATTATGGATCCTTCAAGCTTTGTTGGTCCTGATGGCGACATTAATAACCTCTTTTTCAAAAAAGAACAAGGATAAAAATCAAAAGTCACAAGTTATGAAGCTAGTGCAATTTCTAATTTTTCTTTCAATTCTCCAGAGTTATACATGCTTATCAAAATATCTGACCCTCCCATAAATTCTCCTTTTAAATAGACTTGGGGTATTGTCGGCCAATTTGAATATTCTTTTATACCCTCTCGGATTTCCATATCAGAAAGGACATCAAACGTTTCAAAGCTCATCCCCAATGAATTTAGAATTTGAACAACATTGTTAGAAAAACCACATTGTGGCATCAATTTATTGCCTTTCATAAAAACAAATATTGGTTTTGAATTAATTAAGCTTTCAATCTTTGAGCGAGTGTTGGAATCCATAACGAGAAAATTAATGAGGTGTTGAGGTTTTCAAGGCCAAAGCATGAATTGTTTCGGTTCTCAATTCATTTTTTAACGCACCATAAACAAGTTGATGTTGCTGTACAAGAGATAAGCCGGCGAATTTTGCAGATACTACATTTACTTCAAGATGATCACCTCCTCCCATATCTATTACATCAATTTGAGCATCTGGAAGTGATTGCTTTATTAAAAGAGTAACTTCTTTGGCTGTAATCATTTTCAAATAAAAAATTAAAGTGAATTAGGAGGTAATAAATTCAATGTGAATGCTAGAGAATCAATTAAATAAATTATATTATCTTCTACCAACAGCTAACAAAGCCGATTGCTCGGCACTTCTCATACTTTTGGAAAGTTCAATATTAAAGTCATTTGTAGGTTGCTTAAAATCCCTCGAAATAATTATTGGTTTAGAGAAACAAATTGATGCAGATCCATAAAACTTTGGGATAACGTCACTATAGGCCAAACCTACAGGAACAATTTTAATTTCCAATCCTTTGTTAGAGGCTAGTTGAGCTAAGCGAATCAGGCCTTTTTTAAGTTTTACAGGCTCGCCAAGTCGATTTATCTTTCCTTCTGGGAATACAACTAATTGCTGACTTGAAATCAACAAATCCACTGCATATCTAAGAGTAGTTAAAGAAGGTCTTCCTTGATCAATTGGGAAACAACCCAACCTGTTTAAGAACCAACCTTGTACCCCTCTCATTTCTGATCTGGTGACCATGTATCTACAATCTCTATTTGTAATCCTTCTCCCAGCAGCCATAGTCAACATCAAAGCATCCCATCTAGATCTATGAGTAGGAGCAAGTACAACAGAACCACTTAAAGGTAAATTTTCACCACCAATAACTATTCTTCTTCGAAAAAAATTGTTCAAAGCAATATCCTGAGTCGCAACCATAGCCAAGCGACTCCAGAAAGGATCAACTCCAAGGCAGATTTTTTTTTCTCTATGAAGAAGGGGCAAAAAATCCCTCTTTATCAAACTATGTAATGAAGTTAACTCCGAAAGCTTTATTATTAACAGTTGGACTGGGCAGTTACTCCAGCGGCTAAACCTTATTTTGCTTTTGATGAATACAATCAAAGTATATTTTAAATACCTATGGCAAGTCTTGGCGTAAACATTGATCACATAGCAAATGTCCGAGAAGCTCGTAAGACATTTGAACCTGACCCAGTAAAAATGGTTCTTTTAGCGGAATTAGGTGGTGCTGACGGAATAACTGTTCATCTAAGAGAAGATAGAAGGCATATTCAAGATAGAGATCTAAATCTTCTAAAAGAGACTGTACATACTCGACTAAATCTTGAAATGGCTGCAACTGAAGAAATGACTTCAATAGCACTTAATCTCAAGCCAGATATCGTTACATTGGTTCCTGAAAAAAGGGAAGAGGTCACGACAGAAGGAGGACTCGATGTCATTAAAAACAAAAGAAAATTAAAGGAAATAATTCAACGTCTGTCAGGTGAGGACATTCCAGTTAGCCTTTTTGTTGATCCAGTCCAAGCTCAATTAGAAAATTGCGCTGAAGTAAAGGCCGCCTGGGTTGAACTACACACAGGTAAATATGCAATCACAAAAAAAAAGGCAAGAGATTTGGAATTATCCATTCTCAAAGAGAGCACAGCTAAAGCAAAATCATATGGATTGAGAGTAAACGCAGGGCATGGATTGACATATCAAAACGTTGAACCAATTGCAGCAATTGAAGGGATTGAAGAATTAAATATTGGCCATACAATTATTTCTAGAGCCCTTTCAGTAGGTCTATCTCAGGCAGTAAAAGAAATGAAAAGCCTAATTATCAATCCAAGAAAAGACAACTTCTTACTTTAAAGATTTTTAAATCGCATTTTGACTCTTGCTAACAATTTATCGAAGTAATAAAGCTGAATGGTTAGCAGAGATACTTGGACAGGAACTCCGATTAAACCCTCCTGAAATAACAGAAGAAGTTAATATTATCGTAAGTACATGGCCTTCAAGCAGATGGCTAAGTGAAAAACTTTCAATAATTAATAATATCAATGCATTAGTTAAATACCCTTTCCCTGGTACATATTTAAAAAGATTAGTCAAGAGAATTATTGGTATTGATCCTGATGAAAAAGATCCATGGGAAAAGAATCAACTTGTTTGGAATATTTTAGAATTATTACCAGAATTAATGAAAGTGGAAGAAGCCCAAGTAATTCGTTCCTGGCTAGAAATAAGCGATAAAAAAGATACGCAAATTAATCTGAAGTTATGGGATCTAGCAAACAATATTGCAGAGACATTTGATGATTACATACTTTATAGACCTGAAATTATCAAACAATGGTTAAGCAAGAAAATGAAGAAAAAATCTAGAGAAATTAGTGTTAATAAAAATATCCTTTGGCAAGAAATATTATTTAATTTATTATATAAAAAGATAAACAAAGATCCGTTCTGCATCCAAGTCGAAAAAGCTATTAAACGTTTAAAGAAAGATGATATTTCTAAACTAGATTATCCAAAAAATCTATACGTCTATGGACTTAGTAGTCTTGCACCATTGCAAATAGATTTAATTCAAGCATTTTCAAAGGTAATAAATATAAAAATTTATATAATTTCCCCTTGCAATGATCTTTGGCAAAGATGTGAAGCGAGAAGACTGCAATTTAGAAACACATGGAATACTCCTCCCGACAGGCAATGGTTACTAGAATCTCCAAGACTTGAAGCCTTCCTTGGACGGATGGGGGCTGAATATCAACAGTTACTAGAAGGGAGTGGTGAATATCAATTGGGAGATAGAAACGAGGAAGATATTTTTTCTCTTACAGCAGATATCGCCACTAATAAAGGGAACAAACCAAATTTATTAGAACAACTACAACAAGAATTATTATCAACAAAAAGTGAAAATATTTTAACTAAAGAAAAATCTGACAAATCACTCCTTTTCCTTAAATCTCCAGGAAAGTATCGACAAGTGGAATTAATAAGAGACCATATATTACAGCTCTTCAGCGATGACATAAAAATTCAACCTAGAGACATTTTAATAATGACACCACAAGTTGATAGCTATGCGCCAATAATTACCTCAGTATTTAATAATATAGATAAAAATACTACTCAGCTACCCTGGGTAATCACAGATAAAAGTCAAGAAGATAAAGTAGGTTTAATACATTTTGTGTTAAATCTGTTTGAGATTTCCGTATCTCGTCTAACCGCATCAATTTTTGAAAACTTATTAATTAATCCAGCATTACGAACGCAACAGAATATAAGTATTGACGAGGTGAGTGACATAATCAAAAGCCTTCAATCCGCTGGGTTTACTTGGGGACTTGATTCCTCAGAAAGATATGGGGAAGAAACTCATAGCCTATGTTGGTGTCTAGAAAGGTTTCTACTTGGTCTTGTTTTACCAGATAATCCAATTAATGGAATAAGCCATATCTCCCCTTATTCCGAAAATATTTCAAGTGCAGAGTTTACAAAAGCTTGGAGTATACTTTCAAAACTTTGCAATTATATCGATGCGATTCGTAGTAAACGTTCATGTAAAGAATGGATAAAACTTATAACATCGCTCGTAAAGGATTTATTTGGAGATGGTGGAGAATGGGCATGGGAAGAGCAACAACTACTAACTGTTGTTAATAATTGGGGTCTCATAACAGATAATTGTGAACTAGAAATTGATTGTCTAGTAGTTAAAGATATTATCACCAAGGCATTAAGTTCTACAAATAGCAAATTTGGTCATAGAACAGGGAAAATTACGATCAGTGCCTTAGAACCAATGAGAGCAATCCCTCATAAAATCATTATCATCATGGGACTAGAAAGTAGAACTTTTCCAAGAATAGAGAATAGAAGAAGTTTTAATCTCCTAGAAAGAAAAAGAGAGCTTGGAGATCCAAATCAATATGATAAAGACCGCTATTCATTGTTAGAAGCTTTAATCTCAACTCGTCAAAATCTTTTGGTTTCTTGGAATTCAAAAGATGAAAAGACAGGAGAAGATCTTGAACCTCCAAGCCCTATTCAACAATGGCTGAATTACTTAAAAATTAAATTAGGAGACAATACCTTTAAAGATATTCTCATTGAGCCACCAGCAAATCCTCTTGATCATTTCAACTTTATAAAAACAGAAAATTCACAAATCATGAGTTGTGATAGGAAGAATCTAGAAGCTAGAGAATGGCTTGAAAAAGCAATCCCGACTAAAAATATCTCACTAGCATTACCGCTAAAGATGAAAGAAATAAACGTAAGCAAATTAAAATCTTATTCCTTCGAGAAAACCAAAGAATGGTTACTCAATCCGCAAATAACATGGTTAAAAGAGCATGAAATTCAATCAAGAGAATTTGTCAATCTTATTGAAGACAATGATTTTCTGGAGCTTTCAGAATTAGAAAGATATAAACTTCTAAAACATCGACTTCAAAGTAGTGATCTCTTAAATATTAACCATACAAAAAATGACTCTAACCACTGGGAAGAGAACTATTCTGGCAAAGGTGTTTTCCCCCCAAAAGGCTCTGGATTAATAGAGAAGGATCTTCTTCAGGAGCGGTGGAATAATTTAATATCAGCAATATACGCTACCGGGCAAATCACGAAAAGGAGTATTGAGATGCAAGAGTTAGAGGGTGAATTCTACTTTGGAGGGAAGAATTTAATACAGATTGAAGTTGGAAGTTTAAAATATAAAACCCTTATGAATGGATGGCTAAATCATTTATATTTATCTGCAAATAGTTCATTTAATTATAAAACACTGATAATTTCTAAAAAAACAGATCATAGAAAAACAATTCAATTCGAAGTAAGCAAGGAGATATTACCAATCAATACAAAAGAAGCGAAAAAAATTTTAAGCCAAATACATCAATTAGCAACCGTAGGAAGAAATAATTGTTGGCCCATACCACCAGAAAGTGGCATGGATTATGCCCTTGCTACAAAAGACAATAATAAGAATGAGCAAGATTTATTTCAAAAAAAATGGGAAGGTGATTTATATAGGCAAGGAGAAAGAGAGACACTAGCGATGGAACTTTGTTTTGGCAAAAAATGCAAAGCCTCTACTTTTTTAGACTTTGAATCATTTAATGATGTGTTGATGACTCTCTATGAACCAATCCTCAAAAACACCACCTAACTAGCAACTAAAATGAAGCTTAAAAGAAATCTGTTTAAGGATATTATAAATCTCTTATCAAAATGGGGATTTAGTAAGCAGGGGCTATTTAATAATTCAAAAGGAGAGTGGTATTTATTTTCTCAAATCGTATTAATTCTCCTACATTTAATACCTCCCTACCCAGAAATAAAGCAAATCCCATTTTCAATAAATGCTTTTTGTATAATTATTGGATTAGCAATTTCAATTCTAGGTCTATTCATTGTCATTAAAGCATTCATAGATTTAGGAGAAAATCTAACACCGCTACCTTACCCAATGAATGAAGCGAGTCTTATAAAAAATAATTCATATCAAAATGTTCGGCATCCACTTTATAAGGGATTATTATATATTTCATTAGGAATATGTATTTTTTCATTGAGTCTAATACATCTATCTCTACTCTTATCATTAGCTTACATTTTAAAAATAAAAGCCTTGAAGGAAGAAGAAAGGTTGAAAATTAAATTTCCTGAATACAAAAAATATATCAAAGAAGTGCCAGCTATTATAAAAACAATAAAATATTTAGACTGGAGATCCTAAATGTTAGTTATAAACAATTTAAAACATCAATATCAAGGAATAATTGAAAGCGAAATGGTTAGTTCTTATTTTATTATTATACCTAAGAAATAAATATGACTAATATAGAATTTTTTCAACCGAATAAATATCCTTTATCGAATGGAATACGTCTAATAGAAGCAAGTGCTGGAACAGGGAAAACATTTTCTCTTTCTCATCTTGTCTTAAGGTTATTAACTGAAAAAGAATATTCAATAAACGAAATACTAGTTGTTAGCTTTACAGAAGCAACAGCATCAGAAATAAAAGCAAGAATTATTGAAAGATTAATTCTTGCTTTAAAAATAATTGAATCAATAAATACAAACGTAAAGCCCTATAAGATAGATAATGTACTAAATGAATGGGTTGACTTAAATATAACATCTAAAGAAAAAGCCTTATATATAGCATCACTACTCTTAGAAGCATTAGAGAGAATTGACAATGCAGATATCACAACAATTCATGGATTTTGCAGTAAAACACTTCGTAGAGAAGCTATTGAGAATGGAAATAATTTAAACCCAACCATCGAAAAAGATTCATACTCACTAATAAATGAAATTGTTGAAGAATATTGGAAAAAAGAAATATTAGAAATAGAAATTTCAGAATTGAAAGGTTTATTTAAAAGTAATTTTAATCGTAAGAATTTGATTGATGTTCTTAGTTCATTGGATAATGACCCAAATAATAGTTTTAAACAAACTTTTAATGACTTAAAAATAGAAGAAAGTCTTTCAAGTCAATTAAACAACTATAGTGAATCATTATGGATAAAATTTACGACTATATGGGAAGAAAAGGGCCAGGAGCTTGAAGATAGCTTCAGAGAGATTGCTAAGGATCTAAGATCTCAGGGTATCAAAGATACTAAGCCATACTCATCCAAGCCCAGAAAAAATCGTTATGAGCTTTTAAGTAACTGGATTGAAGAATATAAAGAGAAAAAGCGACCATCATATGAAGATATTCAAAATCAAAAACTTATAAATGAATATTTTCATCCTAAAAATATTTACCAACTAGATATGAAGCATAAAATTAATGCTTGTTCAAAAGAAATGGAGCCAATTCTTGATATTATAGGAGATTTATATGATAGTCCAGGGGAATTAGTTTGGGAGCATGCTTTATTATGGACTAAAAGAGAACTTGAAAAAAGAAAATCTAAAAAGGGTTTAATAAATTATTCTGATCTACTTAAATTATTAGATCCTAAAAACCAAAATAGTAATGCAATTAAAGATAAAGTTAATCATAATAATATCTATAAAAATCTAGAGCAAAGATATAAAGTAGCCTTAATTGATGAATTCCAAGATACTGACCCAGTCCAATTAAGATTACTAAAAAAAGCCTTTGGTAACCGATCATCGCATCTATTACTAATGATTGGAGATCCAAAGCAAGCAATCTATAGTTTCAGAGGTGGAAG from the Prochlorococcus marinus str. NATL2A genome contains:
- the crtH gene encoding carotenoid isomerase, encoding MTQLSNKTKDSCNWDSIVIGSGLGGLVTASQLASKGAKVLVLEQYKIPGGSGGSFKRKGFTFDVGASMIFGFGNKGYTNLLTRALKDVGQKCETIPDPTQLAYHLPNQLEISVDRDYQKFITKLINLFPHEEKGIKHFYETCWDVFNCLDSMPLLSIEDPAYLMKVFFKSPLSCLGLARWLPVNAGDVAMRYIKDPDLLRFIDIECFCWSVMPANLTPMINAGMVFSDRHYGGINYPKGGVGVIAEKLVKGIKNLGGEIRYKSRVKKIIFEKGNAIGVSLENDEEIFSKTVVSNATRWDTFGGQGIKSPLVATENKPTSEKKWENRYIPSPSFLSLHLGVNVDSIPANTHCHHLLLDKWEEMDKEQGVTFVSIPTLLDPTLAPSGSHIVHAFTPSSIDNWDGLSNKEYLAKKKEDGDKLISKLERLFPNLSQNILHKEIGSPRTHKRFLARNKGSYGPIPSMRLPGLLPMPFNTTKINGLYCVGDSCFPGQGLNAVAFSGYACAHKIGTKLGMNKWELPE
- a CDS encoding lysophospholipid acyltransferase family protein, with amino-acid sequence MPLLHREKKICLGVDPFWSRLAMVATQDIALNNFFRRRIVIGGENLPLSGSVVLAPTHRSRWDALMLTMAAGRRITNRDCRYMVTRSEMRGVQGWFLNRLGCFPIDQGRPSLTTLRYAVDLLISSQQLVVFPEGKINRLGEPVKLKKGLIRLAQLASNKGLEIKIVPVGLAYSDVIPKFYGSASICFSKPIIISRDFKQPTNDFNIELSKSMRSAEQSALLAVGRR
- a CDS encoding response regulator transcription factor gives rise to the protein MTLIPADQLATEQIQGSPTGSSPIQATTQSPSKVLVVEPHPTLRTVLVQRLRQDGQLAAAVGSAEEAVDLCRDQSPDLLVSAELLEKSSALRLAQQLGCSVIVLTARTGVEPVVGLLDDGADDVLRKPFGLEELAARCRTLLKRGRIGLQERVAVGPLEVHLLLRQVTLREKPVELSPREFALLCALLMPPGMVRSRHELLRMAWPPFSGGPRSVDTQVLTLRRKLEQAGLGDGGGITTVRQHGYRFSLDNLPT
- the grxD gene encoding Grx4 family monothiol glutaredoxin, whose protein sequence is MDSNTRSKIESLINSKPIFVFMKGNKLMPQCGFSNNVVQILNSLGMSFETFDVLSDMEIREGIKEYSNWPTIPQVYLKGEFMGGSDILISMYNSGELKEKLEIALAS
- a CDS encoding exodeoxyribonuclease V subunit gamma; translation: MLTIYRSNKAEWLAEILGQELRLNPPEITEEVNIIVSTWPSSRWLSEKLSIINNINALVKYPFPGTYLKRLVKRIIGIDPDEKDPWEKNQLVWNILELLPELMKVEEAQVIRSWLEISDKKDTQINLKLWDLANNIAETFDDYILYRPEIIKQWLSKKMKKKSREISVNKNILWQEILFNLLYKKINKDPFCIQVEKAIKRLKKDDISKLDYPKNLYVYGLSSLAPLQIDLIQAFSKVINIKIYIISPCNDLWQRCEARRLQFRNTWNTPPDRQWLLESPRLEAFLGRMGAEYQQLLEGSGEYQLGDRNEEDIFSLTADIATNKGNKPNLLEQLQQELLSTKSENILTKEKSDKSLLFLKSPGKYRQVELIRDHILQLFSDDIKIQPRDILIMTPQVDSYAPIITSVFNNIDKNTTQLPWVITDKSQEDKVGLIHFVLNLFEISVSRLTASIFENLLINPALRTQQNISIDEVSDIIKSLQSAGFTWGLDSSERYGEETHSLCWCLERFLLGLVLPDNPINGISHISPYSENISSAEFTKAWSILSKLCNYIDAIRSKRSCKEWIKLITSLVKDLFGDGGEWAWEEQQLLTVVNNWGLITDNCELEIDCLVVKDIITKALSSTNSKFGHRTGKITISALEPMRAIPHKIIIIMGLESRTFPRIENRRSFNLLERKRELGDPNQYDKDRYSLLEALISTRQNLLVSWNSKDEKTGEDLEPPSPIQQWLNYLKIKLGDNTFKDILIEPPANPLDHFNFIKTENSQIMSCDRKNLEAREWLEKAIPTKNISLALPLKMKEINVSKLKSYSFEKTKEWLLNPQITWLKEHEIQSREFVNLIEDNDFLELSELERYKLLKHRLQSSDLLNINHTKNDSNHWEENYSGKGVFPPKGSGLIEKDLLQERWNNLISAIYATGQITKRSIEMQELEGEFYFGGKNLIQIEVGSLKYKTLMNGWLNHLYLSANSSFNYKTLIISKKTDHRKTIQFEVSKEILPINTKEAKKILSQIHQLATVGRNNCWPIPPESGMDYALATKDNNKNEQDLFQKKWEGDLYRQGERETLAMELCFGKKCKASTFLDFESFNDVLMTLYEPILKNTT
- a CDS encoding methyltransferase family protein; this translates as MKLKRNLFKDIINLLSKWGFSKQGLFNNSKGEWYLFSQIVLILLHLIPPYPEIKQIPFSINAFCIIIGLAISILGLFIVIKAFIDLGENLTPLPYPMNEASLIKNNSYQNVRHPLYKGLLYISLGICIFSLSLIHLSLLLSLAYILKIKALKEEERLKIKFPEYKKYIKEVPAIIKTIKYLDWRS
- a CDS encoding pyridoxine 5'-phosphate synthase, yielding MASLGVNIDHIANVREARKTFEPDPVKMVLLAELGGADGITVHLREDRRHIQDRDLNLLKETVHTRLNLEMAATEEMTSIALNLKPDIVTLVPEKREEVTTEGGLDVIKNKRKLKEIIQRLSGEDIPVSLFVDPVQAQLENCAEVKAAWVELHTGKYAITKKKARDLELSILKESTAKAKSYGLRVNAGHGLTYQNVEPIAAIEGIEELNIGHTIISRALSVGLSQAVKEMKSLIINPRKDNFLL
- a CDS encoding BolA family protein; amino-acid sequence: MITAKEVTLLIKQSLPDAQIDVIDMGGGDHLEVNVVSAKFAGLSLVQQHQLVYGALKNELRTETIHALALKTSTPH
- a CDS encoding DUF6761 family protein, with the protein product MTSFDSPESIKHFQSICDACQELTSRYYSPSELRIYADGYLHSLRNCKRLDSRDQEKLEALIDRWIMDPSSFVGPDGDINNLFFKKEQG